In the genome of Natronorubrum daqingense, the window GTGGGTCTCGGGCTCGATGGGCTCGAAGGCGACCATGCTCTACCCGTGTACGATCCTCAAGGGTCGCGGCGCGACGGACACCCACATCACCATCGCCTTCGCAGGCGAGGGCCAAGACATCGACACCGGCGCGAAGGTCTACCACAACGCACCCGAGACGAGTTCGACCATCGAATCCAAGTCGATCTCCAAAGACGGCGGCCGCACGAACTACCGCGGCCTCGTCCACATCGCCGACGGTGCCGAGAACTCGAGCACTGCCGTCGAGTGTGACGCGCTGATGTTCGACAACGAATCGACATCGGACACCATGCCGTACATGGAAATCGAGGAGTCGAAGGTCGACGTCGCCCACGAGGCAACCGTCGGCAAGATCGGCGACGAGGACGTCTTCTACCTCCAGAGCCGCGGGCTGGACGACGACGACGCCAAGAAGATGATCGTCGCCGGCTTCATCGAGCCGATCACGGAAGAACTGCCGATCGAGTACGCGGTCGAACTGAATCGCCTGATCGAACTCGAGATGGAAGGGAGCCTCGGATAACATGAGCGCAGGAACACAGGTACACGCCAATCTGACGGAAGAACAGGTACGCCAGATCTCGGGCGACCTCGAGGAACCCGAGTGGCTCCTCGAGACCCGTCTCGAGGCCCTCGACGCGCTCGAGGACCTCGACATGCCAGACGTGATCCGAACGCCGGGTCGCGACTGGACGAACCTTCACGGACTCGACTACGAGTCGCTCGTCGATCCGCTGAACGCGGCGGAGAACAAGGATCAGGTCGGCCCGGACGAGGTCGACGTGTTGTCGTGGGCTGACGCCGTAGAAGAACACGAGGAACTCATCCAGGAACACTTCGGCAGCATCGTCGATCCCCAGGAGAACTACCTGACGGCACTGTCGACGGCGCTGTTTAGCACCGGAACGGTCATCTACGTCCCCGAAGGAGTCGACGCCGAGGACGTGAAGATCCGGACCGAGCAGAACTCCCGCTCGCTGTTCAACTACACGCTCGTCGTCACCGAGAAATCGTCCTCGGTGACGATCCTCGAACGACAGTCGACGGGCGAAGAGCAAGACGAGCAGTACTACAGCGGCATCGTCGAAGTCATTGCGGGCGAGAACAGCAACGTCCAGTACGGCAGCCTCCAGAACCTCTCGGAGGAAGCCTACAACTTCACGCTCAAACGCGGCGACGCGGGCACGTACGCGACGATCGACTGGATCGAAGCTAACTTCGGTACGCAGCTAACGAAGACCGAGGTCTCCACGGAACTCAACGGCGACAGTTCCGAGAGCCAGATCGTCGGCGCGTTCTACGGCCACAACGACCAGCACTTCGACCTCGACGCGAAGGTCTGGCACCGCGCCGAGCACACGACGGCCGACCTCGTCACTCGCGGCGTCACCGACGACGTCGCCCGTTCGGTCTACGAGGGCGTCCAGGACGTTGGCCGAAGCGCGTGGGACACGAGTTCCTACCAGCGTGAAAACACCCTGATGCTCAGCGACGAGAGCGAGGCCGACGCCTCGCCGAAGCTGATCATCAACAACCACGACACCGAGGCCAGCCACTCCGCAACGGTCGGCCAGATCGACGAGGAGGACCTCTTCTACATGACCTCCCGCGGCGTCGATCCGCGCGACGCACGAAACATGCTCGTCGAAGGCTTCTTCGTCCCCGTCCTCGAGGAAGTCGCCGTCGACGAACTGCGCGAGGATCTCGACGACCTGATCGCTGCGCGACTCCGCCAGCGAGCCTAACGCGACCGTTTTCTCTCGTTTCTGTCTCTCCCTCTCTCGCCCTAGTAGTCCCCACTATGCCGTCGCTCTCTATCGAACTGTCAGTCGAGACTGTCGACACACTCGAGGTGGAACGCGAACGCTTGGAATTCGAGAGTCGACGGGCGTACGTCCGTTGGATCGTCGCGAACAGAGGATCGACCGAAGTGAGATCGGAGAGTTAACGTGGGTTAGCGCCACCAACCGATCACCCGCTAATTGAACCACTCGCTGTTGAGTCGGGCGTCACCGTTTCGATACCATCGGACGACCGTGTATCCGAACGCGACCAGCAGGACACCGCCGACGATATTTCCGATCATATTGACCCGTATTTTCTCAGGTGCGCACATATACCTGCTGTCGGGACAGGTGCCTGAACCGACTCCCCTCCACACTGTCCCAGTTCAGACACCGACCCCGTCGCTATCTGGCGAGAAGGGGGTGCAACGACTCTTCGTGGCTACTATCGATGGTATGTCGACGTGGTAGCTTTCTCATCGACGAGCCACCGAGCCGAGAAGGAGCACAGGTGCGTGAGTAGGGACGGTTAAGTATCAGTAGCCCAGATCCAGTTGTATGAGTCTGGGACAGCGCGTCTCGAGCGACCACCAGCTTACCCGACTCCTTCAGATCGGAGTCGTGCTGGAAGAAGTCGTCGAGTCACGCGCCGCCCACCACCTCGACTCGCTCCCGCCGAGCGAGCGAGAGGAAATCGACGCCGAGATCCGAGAGTTACTCGAGGACGCTGCCACGGAGTCTGCAGACCACCGGGACCGTCTCGAGGCATTGATCGACGATCTCGACGCCGAGACGGTGGGTTACGAGGAGATCAACGCCTTGGTCGACGCTCAGTACGGGCCACCGGAGGACACCGACGGTCTGTTGTACGATCAACTCGCGAACGAGGAGACGGCGTACAAGTTCTACGACGACCTCATCGATGCAATCGAAGCCTCCGAGGCCGAGTACGCGATCGATCGCGACCGACTCCTCGAGACGTTGTACGATATTCGTGAGGAAGAAAAGCAGGGCGTCGAGGACGTGACCGAGATCATGGAGCACAGAGCATGATCGGGACGGGTCAGCAAACGGAGGCTACCGCCGCGACAGCAGAGACGCGCTGTACTGACGGAGGGACGCGATGAACACGGCAGATCAGTATCTCAAGGCGATCTATCTCGCCCAACGGATCGAAGACGGCCCAGCATCGACCGGTACGCTCGCCGACTTACTCGAAGTCAGTCCGGCAAGCGTCAACGAGATGATCGGCAAACTCGAGGAACGCGAACTCGTCGAACACGAGAAGTACAAGGGTGCGAGCCTAACCAACGAGGGGATCGAGCGGGCCCACGACGCGCTCCAGACGTACTGCATCATCGAACGATTCCTCGCGAACGTCCTCGAGGTCGAGGAGTTTCGCGACGAGGCCCGCGCCTTAGAGAGCGTGATCGACGATACGGTTGCAGATCGCCTCGATACGATCATCGACCGTCCTGGGGAGTGTCCGGACTGTTTCGACCCCGAGCAGGATTTCTGTGAACGACTCGAGGTCGGATCGGACGGCTGTCCCGAGTAATCCTTCGAGTCCCGACGAACACTGTCGCCGTTGTTTACTCGACGTCGGGATCGCCAAATCGAATGTACCGCCGTCCGATAATCGCCGCGATCGCGAGTGCGGCGACGACTGTGAGGCTGAGTTCGAACGGCAGCGCCCATCGATCCTCGTCTCCATCCCAGTCGTCCTCGAATACGTCCGCGTAGTACGTCGCGATTTCCTCACCCGAGAGTGCAAGGAGCACCTCCCGGTTGTTCTCGAAGGCGTTTTCGTTCCAGTTTGCACTTCCGACGATGGCGATCTCTCGATCGATAACGACGCCTTTTGCGTGGATTTTCTCGAACCGATCGGTCTCCTCGACGAGGCCGACCTCGAGTGAGAGCCCCTCGCTGGTTGCGTACTCCTCGAGTTCGTCCGCGAGGGCCCGATTGTCGTCTTCGTGGTACCAGGTCGAATCGAGGAGGATCTGTACGTCTACGCCGCGGTGGGCAGCATCGATCGTCTCCTCGAGAACGGACGCGTCTGCAGCGATCGAGGCCTGTTTGACGAGAATCTCCTCGTCGGCATCGGCGAGCAGTTCCTCCACGCGAGATTCGGCGTTGTCCGGGGCGACGAGGAGTTCTGCCGCCTCGATCGCGGTCGGCTCTGGCCCGTATTCGCTCGGGTACGAACCGGGCGGTTCCTCGCCACCGCCTTCGTCGTCGACGAACGAGGTGTCCTCACGGTACTCGGAGCCGGGGACAGTATCCCAACCCTCGAAATCTGCGTCGAAGACCGCCTCGAGGTCGGCTGCGAGCGTTTCGTCCTCGAGCAGAACACCCCAGCCGCGACTCGACTCGCCACCGACGCCGGCGGGGGCCCAGTTTTCGCTCGTGACGAGCACTTGGTCGTCCGCGACGGCGTACTTCGGGTGGTGGAATCGATATCGTGAGCCTTCGCCACCGATCGCACGGACCTCCACGTCGCCATCCTCGAGCGTCTCGAGGACGGGTTCGGTCGTCACCTCCGTACCGCCGACTGGACTGGCCTCGAGGAGGACGGAGACGTCGACACCCCGGTCTGCAGCGTCGACGAGGTCCTCGGCGATCTCCTCGGAGGTAAGGGTGTAGCCGGCGACCGAGAGACGATCCTCGGCTTCCCGAATCGTCTCTCGTGGAAGCTCGGGCTCGTCAGGAAGGACGAACGGCGTCGCCTCGTCGGCGTCGCCGCTCGAGACCGGCACGCACGTCGCATCTCGTGGATGCCAGTCTCCGTCGGCGGGTGTCTGTGTGGTGGCGGTGTCGAATTCGTCGGCGTCGCGGTGCCAGCGCTCTTCGAGTGACGCCCGTTCGTACGACACCGTATCGACCGTCGTCGACCCGTTTCGAAGTTCGAGGTCGTCGCCGTCGACGGCCAGTCGCAACGAACCCTCGAGTTCGCGGACTGGATAGTCGGTCAACTCGTCGGTGGCTTCGGTGTCCGTACTCAGTGCGACTCGTCCAGAGACCGTTTCGTTCGGAATAGATGCGCTCGTGTGGCCGTCCGTGATCGTCCAGTTTTCGAGTTCGGTGTCGGGTGGGGTCTCGAGAACGACGTACTCGCCGACGTTGTGTTCCGTGGACGGATTTGGAAACGCCTCGACGATTCTGGGCTCGAAATCGACGTCAGTGTCCGCCGAGGTTCCAGTACCGGGGTTCGAAACTACTGCAGGACAGGCCGGTTCGGTGTTGGTTTCGGGGAGCGATAGTGTCGCCGTAGATGCAGGACTCGCGGACTCGGTAGCAGCCAAGGTGATGCCGGCCCCACTGGCGACTACCAGTATGAGAACGACCGAGACGATCACGAGTCGCTGACGATCCATCGACGACTCTGGCCGCTCGTTCGTACGTAAAGTCTCGGATCGAGTCGTCGTTCAAAAACAGTGCCCATCGACCCGCCGATTCGCCCCGAATCAGGCCGCGGGCTCGAGCGTCGCTTTCTCGGCTTCGGCTTGCACGAGGTACGCGCGGTCGTCACCGTACTCGGCGACGATCTCGAGTGCGTCTTCGGTACCGATCTGGTTGAGTGCCCAGGCGGCGCTGGCGCGAACGCGGTCCTCGTCGTCCTCGGCGAGGATGTCTTCGAGTGGATCGATCGCACGCGTGTCGCCGATGAGACCGAGTGCGCGGGCAGCCGAACTTCGCACGTCCGGTTCCTCGTCGACCAGTTGGTTGGCGATCGGTTGGACTGCATCTTCGGCACCGACTTCGCCGAGTGCTCTGAACGCGGGTTGTTGGAGGGTCGGGTTCGAGTCGACGTAATCCAACAGGGTGTCGACGACCTCCCCGTCGTCGTCGCCGATCTTGCCGAGGATCGACATCGCCGTCGTGTCCCGACGGTTCGCCTTCTGGATCATCGGCTCGATGGCTTCTTCGGGACCCATGCGCTCTAAGGCATCGAGACAGTGTTCTTCCATGAAGTCGGAGTCGAACGTCTCGAGGGCGAGTAAGATCATGTCGACGTTGCCGCGTTTCTCGTGGACCTTGAGCGCGTGCCACTCCGGCGGGAAATCCTTGACGTGCTCGAGTACGTCGTAGAAGCCCTCCCGTCGCATCTGCTCGCGGACCTTGAGATCACTCCACGCGGTCGACTCGTCGATTCCCGTCTCGAGGTCGTCCGTCGCCTCGAGGAAGGCCGCGATCGTCTCGGCGTCGTCGTCCGCGTCGAGGTCTGCGTCCTCGACGGCCGTCGCTGCCTCCCCGAGGGTTTCCTCGAGTTGGGCAGGGACATCGTCGCCGTCTTCGACGATCGTGAGTGAGGTATCGAGCAGGTCGTTCGTCTCCTCGAGGAATGCGTCGACGACATCGATCAATTCGTCGTCGCCCTCCTCGGTCCAGCGGGTGCTCGTAATCGTTCCGCTGGCGTCGTCGATCTCGCCGACCACGTCTTCGCCGTAGGGGCCGCGCTGGTCCTCGAGATCGGACTCGAGGTCGGAAAGATCGCTCTCGATATCGTCGTAACGATCCTGGAGTTCCTCCTCCGGGGTGATTTTCTCCTCTTCGTCGTCTTCCTCGTCCTCGTCGGGTTCCGGCGGCTCTGGAATCTCGATCTCCTCGAGATCGTCTCGAAACGCTTCCAGATCAGCCTCGACGTCGTCGAGGTCGTCCTCGGTGTCGGCCGCGTCGAGATCCTCCTCGAGCGAGTCGACGTCACCTTCGAAGGCCTCGAGGGCTTCCCGGATGGCCTCGAGATCGACCGGTTCGGGTTCCTCGGCTCCGTCCTCGGCTGCCTCGTCTTCGCTCATGGGACCACCTGTGTCTGATTAGAGTGTGGACGCGTGGCAGTGAACATACGCTACACTCGTGTCACGAGCGTCCTAAGCGTTTCCATGCACTTCGGCGGCCGCTGGCTCGGGATCCTGACGCCAGTACAGCCACGGGCTGAGGGTCATGTAGGCGATGCCGAGTGTCAACAGTGCATACGGAAACGTGCGGCCGGCGAAACTCGGAATCAGGATCGCGAGGGCGTGGACGATGCCCATGATGGCCGCATCGCGAACGAGTAGATCGGGGTAGCGAATGCGAGAGACCATCAGGTAACAGAACGCGCCCGTGATAGCGAGGACGAGCCAGGGTTCGGGGCGACCCGCGAGGATCGCCGCACCGAGAACGGTCGCCGCCAGCGTCGTCTGGACGCCTTCGGTGTAGTTCCCGGAGATGTCGTAGGCGGTATACATGCCGAGGCGGGTGACTGCCGTGGCGACGAAGAGGGCACAGACGGCCGTTACGAGGAGGAGTTCACCGGTCACCGCATCGAATCCGATCGCGAGGGCGTCCGTGACGACGACGAACGCGAGGACGGCGGGAGCGACGCCGAAAGAAGCGACGTCCGCTAACGAGTCGAGGTACGGTCCGGCGTCGGTCCCGCCGTAGCGGCGCGCGAGAATCCCGTCGAGACCGTCCGCGATGGCTGCAAGGAGGATGAGACGGGCGGCGAGATCGATATCGACGAACGCCACGACGATCGCGACGAACCCCAACGCGGCGTTTGCGATCGTCACGGCGTCGGCGACGCCGAGTCGCCCGACGAACCGGGGGAGCATACTCGCGGAATCGACGCGGAGCGACCTTACGTGTTTTCGTTTTCGTACACCGATACGTTCGCTCTGCGTCGTCCATCGACCCAACTGTGTCGGGCAGGTTCGAGACATCCACCGGCGACGGACAGGAGTCCCACGCTCGAGGAATGAACCGGGGTGGTTATATCGCAACTGTCCCAACGCGTTCGTATGAACAGGCGCGCCTACCTCGCCGCCGTTTGCTCTTCCGTCTCCGTCGGGCTAGCAGGCTGTTCGACGGTTCGCAGCGCCTTCGGTGATGACCTGTGCGATGGTGACGATTGTGATATCGGAATGACTCGCAACGAGTTCGTCCCCGAAGAGTACGAAGCGAGCGTCGGCGATACCGTTGTCTGGAAGAACACCAGCGACGCTCGTCACACCGTCACTGCGCTCGACAACGGCATTCCGGACGATGCAGAGTACTTCGCGAGTGGCGGGTACGAAGACCAACAGACGGCCGTCGACGCCTGGCACGAGGAAGAGGGTGGAAAGATCGAACTCCGCGAGACGTACGAACACACCTTCGAGGTGCCAGGAGAGTACGAATACATCTGTGAGCCTCACATCAACGGCGGGATGGTCGGCACGGTCATCGTCACCGAGTAACGATATTTTTTATCGCTGATGGCCTCGGTTCCGACTCGAGGGCCCCGTCTACTGGTTTCCGACCCGACGAGAATTATTTCTGGATCGAGTACATTCCAAATTCATATCTTTGTTCAGACAGTTTTTGGTCGGATAACGTACTGGTTATAAATCGCCGCGAGCGGGTATGAACTCCCATACATCAGTTTGCTTCAGGGTAAGATGTGACACACGCCGGTCAGAATCCTTCATGTTTATACACCGGGCTGATGGTGGGTTACGTATATGTCCGAAACCGGGACGGAGTCCCGTCCGCTGGCCCGACAGCTTCCCGACCCGAAAACTGCGTCGAACGTTCGATACAACCCATCACTCGAGGAGCTTCGCGAACTTGCAGCCGACGACGAGACGACGACTGAATTCGACTCGCCGTCGTACGTCAGCGAGTACCGCTCGCGGAGTTCCGATCGGACGAAAAACGCCGAAGATAGCGAGTTCGACGCCCGTGATCGCGACCTCGTCGACACCGCGCTCGAACTCGCCGAAGAACGTGAACTGGTCTGCGTCGACCGACTCATGGGTCGTCACGCGGATGCGACGTACTGCTGCCGGCTCTTCGTCCCCGTCGACTACGCCCGAATCGCCCTCGCGTGGGCGAACCTGTTCGAGCCGACCGACGGCCGAGAACCCGACCTCGTTACCGTCCAGTTACCCGACTACGATGAGACCGCGATCCGCGTCCTTCCGGACGAAGGCGTAACGACGGTCCTCGGCAGCGACTACACCGGCGAAGCGAAGAAGTCGTTCCTCCGGCTGTTCATGTACCAGCTCAAAAAGCAGGGCGGACTCGGCCTCCACGCCGGCAGCAAACGCGTTCGCGTTCGCGACGAAGACGACGACCTCCAAACCGTCGGGCAGGTGTTCATGGGCCTCTCGGCGACCGGCAAATCGACGCTCACCTCACACGGGTGCTGGCTCGAGGACGACGAGGACGCCGCGATGCTCCAAGACGACGTCTGTGGTCTCCTCCCAGACGGCTCCGTTCCGGGTAGCGAGGGCGAAGGCCTCTACATCAAGACGATCGGCCTCGACGAGGACGAACAGCCCGAACTCTACGAGGCAGCGACCGACGACTCCGCCATCCTCGAGAACGTCGCCGTCGACGACGACGGCACGGTGCACTTCGACGAGGACCGATACACGGCGAACTCCCGTGCTATCGTCCAGCGCGAGGAACTCGAGAGCGCGGACGAGGAAATCGACCTCGAGCGGATCGATCAGGTCTTTTTCATCACCCGCAACCCCCTGATGCCGCCGGTCGCGAAACTGAACGAGAGGCAAGCCGCGGTCGCCTTCATGCTCGGCGAATCGATCGAGACCAGCGCGGGCGATCCGTCTCGAGCGGGCGAATCGATCCGCGTCGTCGGCACGAACCCGTTCATCATCGGTCCGGAAGGAGAGGAAGGGAACATCTTCCGAGACCTGATCGAGGCGCTCGACGTCGAGTGTTACGTCATCAACACGGGGTATCTCGGCGAGAAATCCGCAGATATCGGCGTCGAGGAGTCAGTAACTATTCTGACCGAAACCGCTCGAGACACGATCGAGTGGCGCGACGACGACCAGACGGGACTGACCATCCCCGAATCGGTTCCCGGACTGGACATTCAGGACTACTACGTCCCCGACCACGTCGAGGACTACGAGAGAGCCCTCGCCGAACTGCGCGCCGACCGTCGCGACTACCTCGAGCAGTTCGACGAACTCCGTGACGAGATCGCGGACGCCGTCTACTAATCGGCATACGGGGAGCCAGCGCCTCTATTTTTGAGCCGGCGTTTCGATTTTCACTCGCCTCGAGTGAGCTAGATCAGTGTGTAACTCGGTCCAGGTGGTACTATAGCGGACGTGACAGCACTTGCCTGTCATGAATACCGTTATGTGCGTGTAGTTCTCACAGTGGCGTAATGAGTGTAGACGTACGCACGCCAACCGCCCGCGTTTGTGAACGGTGCGAACGAGCAGAACACTGGGATACCTCCCTCGAGGCCTGGCAACTCGTCCGCGAAAACGGCGAGAAGCAGGTCGGGAACCCACACTGTCTCCACGAGTGGGACATCAATGGAACGTTCAATCCCGTTTCTGGACCCGAGTAACACAGATTAGTCTCGGTTCTCGCGCACGCTCGAGTCGGACATCACGACCTCACGACCGCTTGCCGGATTCTTTTTGTGCGGTCACTCGTACTCGGCTGTATGCCAACCGTCTACATCACCGCGCCACCGGCCGACGCCGAAGCGATCGCCAACACGCTGGTCGAAGAACGTCTCGCAGCGTGCGTCAACCGATTGTCGACGACGTCCACCTATCGCTGGGAGGGCGACATTCACCACGACGACGAAGCCGTCTTGCTCGCGAAAACGACTGACGACGCGTACGACGACCTGGTCGAGCGACTCGAGGAGATTCACCCCTACGACGTTCCCTGTATCGAACGATTCGACGAGGCGCACGTCCTCGCGTCGTTCGCCGAGTGGCGAGCGGACGCACTCGAGTAAGGGTCCGTTACGTGCGACACACTATCACAGACGTGACTGCCCGAAAAAGCAACCCTTAAAACTCGCGCGCGGGTTTTCACGGGTATGGCTGGAACCATCGAAGTGCTCGTTCCGGGTGGCCAGGCAAACCCTGGCCCACCGCTCGGTCCCGAGCTCGGACCGACTCCCGTCGACGTGCAGGCGGTTGTACAACAGATCAACGACGAGACTGCGGCGTTCGACGGCACGGAAGTGCCCGTCACCGTCGACTACGACGAAGACGGCTCCTTCGAGATCGATGTCGGTGTCCCACCGACGGCCGCACTCGTCAAGGACGAAGCCGGATTCGACACCGGAAGCGGCGAACCACAGGAAGACTTCGTCGCGGATCTCTCGGTCGACCAGGTCAAGACGATCGCCGAGCAAAAACACCCAGACTTGCTCGCCTACGATACGATCAACGCCGCGAAGGAAGTCGTCGGCACCTGCGCCTCCATGGGCGTCACCATCGAAGGCGACGACGCTCGAGAGTTCAAGGAGAAAGTCGACAGCGGCGAGTACGACGACGTGCTGGCCGAAGCGTAACGAATCGAGAACTCGAACACGAGCGTAGCGAGCGCGTCGGTGCGTCGGCTCACGCGGACGCCGCGACCGACGCTCGAGCGAGACCGAGTTTTGCTTTTCTCGAGGTCGCGAGCGACGCCCATCGATTACGGTACTCGAGCGACGACGTCTAGATTGTGCGCGACGTAGCCGAGGGTTCCCGCCTCGAGTTGCGTGCGTCGGCGCTCGAACCAGCGACGCCGTCTCTCCTCCGGAATCCGCGACGCTGCGGAAAGATCGTTCGAAGACACGGCCGCGAGCGCGTCGGCCATCGTCTCGAGGACGTGGGAGACGACCGCCTGCTCGCGGTGGGGATACCCGCCGGCGGTTGGAGACACGACCCAGTCCCCGCCCCCGGCCGCGAGGAGCGACCAGGGGCGGTCGGCTACCGACTCGAGGACCGCCGAGCCAGCGCGACTCCCCCCAGCGGGACGAACCTCGTCCATGTGGTGATGATACTGAGTTTCGATGGTCTCGTCGAGTGGATCGCGGGGCGTGAACGCGGTCGAGCCGTTGTACGTGATCGGCGCGTAGCACAGGCCGTCGGGCGCGAGGAGCGACTCGATCGCCGCCAACGCGGACTCGAGGTCGACGATATCGAGGAACGCCGCCGCGATAACGGCGTCCGCGTCGTCCTCGAGCGTGAACGCGTCTGCGACTTCGAGCGTAATTTCGATGTCCGTCGCGGTCCCGCCGTCGCTCGAGGGGGACGACTGGGCCACGAACGTCGTCGCCTTCGGAACGCCGTCCGCGACCGT includes:
- a CDS encoding cupredoxin domain-containing protein, whose product is MNRRAYLAAVCSSVSVGLAGCSTVRSAFGDDLCDGDDCDIGMTRNEFVPEEYEASVGDTVVWKNTSDARHTVTALDNGIPDDAEYFASGGYEDQQTAVDAWHEEEGGKIELRETYEHTFEVPGEYEYICEPHINGGMVGTVIVTE
- a CDS encoding 50S ribosomal protein L11 → MAGTIEVLVPGGQANPGPPLGPELGPTPVDVQAVVQQINDETAAFDGTEVPVTVDYDEDGSFEIDVGVPPTAALVKDEAGFDTGSGEPQEDFVADLSVDQVKTIAEQKHPDLLAYDTINAAKEVVGTCASMGVTIEGDDAREFKEKVDSGEYDDVLAEA
- a CDS encoding protein sorting system archaetidylserine synthase (This PssA-like phosphatidyltransferase, along with a PssD-like decarboxylase, is required in Haloarchaea for the archaeosortase ArtA to replace the PGF-CTERM sorting signal with a C-terminal lipid anchor.) yields the protein MLPRFVGRLGVADAVTIANAALGFVAIVVAFVDIDLAARLILLAAIADGLDGILARRYGGTDAGPYLDSLADVASFGVAPAVLAFVVVTDALAIGFDAVTGELLLVTAVCALFVATAVTRLGMYTAYDISGNYTEGVQTTLAATVLGAAILAGRPEPWLVLAITGAFCYLMVSRIRYPDLLVRDAAIMGIVHALAILIPSFAGRTFPYALLTLGIAYMTLSPWLYWRQDPEPAAAEVHGNA
- the sufD gene encoding Fe-S cluster assembly protein SufD, whose translation is MSAGTQVHANLTEEQVRQISGDLEEPEWLLETRLEALDALEDLDMPDVIRTPGRDWTNLHGLDYESLVDPLNAAENKDQVGPDEVDVLSWADAVEEHEELIQEHFGSIVDPQENYLTALSTALFSTGTVIYVPEGVDAEDVKIRTEQNSRSLFNYTLVVTEKSSSVTILERQSTGEEQDEQYYSGIVEVIAGENSNVQYGSLQNLSEEAYNFTLKRGDAGTYATIDWIEANFGTQLTKTEVSTELNGDSSESQIVGAFYGHNDQHFDLDAKVWHRAEHTTADLVTRGVTDDVARSVYEGVQDVGRSAWDTSSYQRENTLMLSDESEADASPKLIINNHDTEASHSATVGQIDEEDLFYMTSRGVDPRDARNMLVEGFFVPVLEEVAVDELREDLDDLIAARLRQRA
- a CDS encoding rubrerythrin gives rise to the protein MSLGQRVSSDHQLTRLLQIGVVLEEVVESRAAHHLDSLPPSEREEIDAEIRELLEDAATESADHRDRLEALIDDLDAETVGYEEINALVDAQYGPPEDTDGLLYDQLANEETAYKFYDDLIDAIEASEAEYAIDRDRLLETLYDIREEEKQGVEDVTEIMEHRA
- a CDS encoding phospholipase D-like domain-containing protein, with the translated sequence MDRQRLVIVSVVLILVVASGAGITLAATESASPASTATLSLPETNTEPACPAVVSNPGTGTSADTDVDFEPRIVEAFPNPSTEHNVGEYVVLETPPDTELENWTITDGHTSASIPNETVSGRVALSTDTEATDELTDYPVRELEGSLRLAVDGDDLELRNGSTTVDTVSYERASLEERWHRDADEFDTATTQTPADGDWHPRDATCVPVSSGDADEATPFVLPDEPELPRETIREAEDRLSVAGYTLTSEEIAEDLVDAADRGVDVSVLLEASPVGGTEVTTEPVLETLEDGDVEVRAIGGEGSRYRFHHPKYAVADDQVLVTSENWAPAGVGGESSRGWGVLLEDETLAADLEAVFDADFEGWDTVPGSEYREDTSFVDDEGGGEEPPGSYPSEYGPEPTAIEAAELLVAPDNAESRVEELLADADEEILVKQASIAADASVLEETIDAAHRGVDVQILLDSTWYHEDDNRALADELEEYATSEGLSLEVGLVEETDRFEKIHAKGVVIDREIAIVGSANWNENAFENNREVLLALSGEEIATYYADVFEDDWDGDEDRWALPFELSLTVVAALAIAAIIGRRYIRFGDPDVE
- a CDS encoding HEAT repeat domain-containing protein; protein product: MSEDEAAEDGAEEPEPVDLEAIREALEAFEGDVDSLEEDLDAADTEDDLDDVEADLEAFRDDLEEIEIPEPPEPDEDEEDDEEEKITPEEELQDRYDDIESDLSDLESDLEDQRGPYGEDVVGEIDDASGTITSTRWTEEGDDELIDVVDAFLEETNDLLDTSLTIVEDGDDVPAQLEETLGEAATAVEDADLDADDDAETIAAFLEATDDLETGIDESTAWSDLKVREQMRREGFYDVLEHVKDFPPEWHALKVHEKRGNVDMILLALETFDSDFMEEHCLDALERMGPEEAIEPMIQKANRRDTTAMSILGKIGDDDGEVVDTLLDYVDSNPTLQQPAFRALGEVGAEDAVQPIANQLVDEEPDVRSSAARALGLIGDTRAIDPLEDILAEDDEDRVRASAAWALNQIGTEDALEIVAEYGDDRAYLVQAEAEKATLEPAA
- a CDS encoding HEWD family protein, which gives rise to MSVDVRTPTARVCERCERAEHWDTSLEAWQLVRENGEKQVGNPHCLHEWDINGTFNPVSGPE
- a CDS encoding metal-dependent transcriptional regulator yields the protein MNTADQYLKAIYLAQRIEDGPASTGTLADLLEVSPASVNEMIGKLEERELVEHEKYKGASLTNEGIERAHDALQTYCIIERFLANVLEVEEFRDEARALESVIDDTVADRLDTIIDRPGECPDCFDPEQDFCERLEVGSDGCPE
- a CDS encoding phosphoenolpyruvate carboxykinase (ATP) — its product is MSETGTESRPLARQLPDPKTASNVRYNPSLEELRELAADDETTTEFDSPSYVSEYRSRSSDRTKNAEDSEFDARDRDLVDTALELAEERELVCVDRLMGRHADATYCCRLFVPVDYARIALAWANLFEPTDGREPDLVTVQLPDYDETAIRVLPDEGVTTVLGSDYTGEAKKSFLRLFMYQLKKQGGLGLHAGSKRVRVRDEDDDLQTVGQVFMGLSATGKSTLTSHGCWLEDDEDAAMLQDDVCGLLPDGSVPGSEGEGLYIKTIGLDEDEQPELYEAATDDSAILENVAVDDDGTVHFDEDRYTANSRAIVQREELESADEEIDLERIDQVFFITRNPLMPPVAKLNERQAAVAFMLGESIETSAGDPSRAGESIRVVGTNPFIIGPEGEEGNIFRDLIEALDVECYVINTGYLGEKSADIGVEESVTILTETARDTIEWRDDDQTGLTIPESVPGLDIQDYYVPDHVEDYERALAELRADRRDYLEQFDELRDEIADAVY
- the cutA gene encoding divalent-cation tolerance protein CutA; its protein translation is MPTVYITAPPADAEAIANTLVEERLAACVNRLSTTSTYRWEGDIHHDDEAVLLAKTTDDAYDDLVERLEEIHPYDVPCIERFDEAHVLASFAEWRADALE